In the Methanothermobacter sp. K4 genome, CTGAGAGGACGCTCACAGTTGACGGTGTAACCGCATATGAGAATATACACACCATCAATGTTGATGGGGTGACGAAACAGGAACGTGCAACCTGGCTTGAGAAGAATGGGCGGATCTATGTCATACTATGCGGCACAACACCTGAGAGGTTCGATTCTGAACAGAGGAACTTTGACCTTATCACCTACTCCTTCCAGGTGAAGTGATGAGGCTCATCCCCATCCTTTTTTTGATCATCCTATCTGTATCATGCTGCACAGCAGGTTACAGGGTCTTTGAGAACCATGAGATCATATTCCATTACCCCGCATCCTGGAGTCAGGTGTCCTTCATACACCCACCATATGAGGTGGAGCGGGGCTATGAGTATGCCGTCACCGTTGCAGAGCCCGGCGGGGAACTCAGGACCATGGTCACCGTTGAGAAGCTCAGGGCTGACTACAGGTTCCCTGTACCCGAAAATCTCACAGGGAAAAGGAACGTCACAGTGAACGGCTACCGTGGGGTTGAGTTCATTTACCCTGAAAATGGTGGCATGGTGAGGGTGACCATAATGGACACGCCAAGGGGGCGGTATGCGGTGATATGCAGGGCGGATGAAAGTGACTTTGAAATGGAGAAGGAAAACTTCGACCTTGTAACATACTCATTCAGGGTGAAGCAGTGAAACCTAAAGGGTCCCATAAATACCTGCTACATGCTCACATATGGAGTGGAAGGTGCACCACCTGCAGAAATCGTTCTTCCTTGCAGGGAATTCCTCCCTCCTCACCCTGCCTGCAACCTCAATGAGAACCGCTTCAACATCATCCAGTGGCTCTATCTCATGCCACTCTGAATCCTCAAAGGTGTAGGCAAGGAAGCCATCAAAGTCCTCTTCAAGGGCGTGCCTGTAGAGTCCAAGCTGAAGAGAGATATCCGTTGACTCTATACCCTCCCCTGTCATTGCCTTGAAGTCAACGAGTTCCAGTCCGCCATTGGAGTTTTCTATGATGAGGTCTGTCTGACCTGTCAGCATGAAGCCATCCCTCATTATGCTGAAGGGTTTCTCTGCAGAGATTATTCGGGCTGCGCGGGACCTTATATCCTCAATGTAGCGTTTAAGTTTGGACTTAAAGGCATCAAATGCCTCCCTGCTTAAATTCAGATCCCTGAGGGTCTCTGATGCCAGCTCGTGTATGTAACCATCGGTTATGGCCTCACCCCTCATGAGGCGCCTGTTTATCCTCCTGAGGCACTCATGGACAGCCATACCATAGAGCTGGTTCATGGTTGACGGGACATCGAAGCCGTACTCGTAGAGCATCATGTACCTGAATGGGCATGTGAGGTAGGTGTTGAGTTCTGTGAAGCTCATCCTGAAGGTCTCCATGGATTCAATATCCCCCACCTCACAGGTGTTCTTTATGACCTCTATCCTGGCATATTCAGGGTCTATCCTCCCCAGTTTATCGCTTGTTATCCTTGAAGCTGATATGAGGTCCTCTATGAATGGTGAATACCCCAGTCTTCCCCGGTGGTTCTCTGTCGCAGAGATTATAAGTATGTCCTGGGCCCTTGTCATTCCCACATAGAAGAGTCTCCTCTCCTCGAGGAAATCCTTCCTTTCTGTGCCCTTTCTGAGTTCCTTCGGGATGAACAGGTCCTCATGATCTTCTCCATTCCTGGGCAATTCAGTATTGGAGGCTTCCTTAGGATTCCCCCTATTCCTGGGCAATTTACCATTGAAAACTGAGCAGATTATGACAGCAGGAAACTCAAGGCCCTTCGCCCTGTGCATGGTCATGACATTGACCGAGTACGGGTTGTCAAGGAGTATCTGGTCGTACTTCTTAACGCTTCCTGTCATCGCCATCCTCACAAACTCCATGAGGCCCTCCACGGTGGGCTCTGAGGATACCCTCTCATAGTCCTTGATTATTGAACTGAACCTTGCAAGGTTGTAGAGTTTCTCCCTTGACTCATCATCAGCCCTCTCAAGGAGCCTGTGGGGGTACCTGCTGATCTCAAGGATCTCATAGTACCTCTCAAGGACGCCGGGTTCACTGTCTATGAGTCTGTTGAGGGCGACGAGTTTTTCGATGTCATCCTGATGGGTGAATCCAGCTTCCCTGAATTCTTCATGGGTTCTGAATGATCTGAGGCCCTCTTCATCCATATTCCTGATTATCTCAATACTTTCACCCGTTATATCCATGAAGTCGCTCTCGAAATGCTCGGTGTTTTCAGGGCTCAGTTTCTTGATTATCCTCCTCCTTATACTCCTTGTGTGGTGGAGGAGCTGTATGATGTAGAGTATCTCCTCCCTGTCAAAGAATCCGCCCTCACCGTAAACATTGAAGGGCATGCCCTCCCTTCTGAGTTCATTCATTATCTCGCCTGCATCGTGTTTAACACTCCTGAAGAGGAGTGTCACGTACCCCTGGTGGGGGATCACATTGTGATCAACGAGGGCCCTTATTATGCTGACTATGTTGCGTGGCTCGTCCTGGTGGGTGGGGTTGTCAAGGATGAAGACCCTGTTTTTTGAGTTCCTCACCGGCCTTATGGTCTTGGGGTAGTCCCTGTACCCCTCCATGAACCTCTGGGTGATGTCCACTATGCTGGGGACCGATCGGAAGTTCCTCTCCAGCATCACAACCTCTGCATCGTACTTGTCCTCGAAGCCCAGGAAGTTCTCTGGTGTGGACCCCCTGAAGCCATAGATGCTCTGGTCCTCATCCCCAACTGCGAATATGTTTTTTTCATCCCCTGTAAGGAGCTCCAGGAACCTCTCCTGTATGGGGTTTGTGTCCTGGTACTCGTCAACCATGAGGAACCTGTACCTTGACCTGAGGTCCTCGAGGACCCTATCATCACTTTCAAGAAGTTTTACGACCTGCCACTGCATCCCTGAGAAGTCCAGGACCCTCTTCTCCTCCATGAGTTTGATGTATTTGCCATATGCCTCTGCAGCGACGATCTGCATTCTTTTTGAACCATGGGAGCGGTGGTATTCCAGGAGCGCATCCGGTTCAATCATGTTCTCCTGGCATTCGCTGAAGAAGGCCTGGAGTTTGAGGAAGCGTTCCCTGGGGGTGTGCCTTAATCCAAGTTCTTCCCTGTGGTCGTAGATGAACATGAGCTGTTTCTCCTCATCCAGGACATGGAAGTGGGAACCCAGGGGGTGGTGATCCGGGTACATGCGGAGTATGCGGTTGCAGAATGAGTGTATGGTGGATATCTGCATCTCCTCTGCCCTTGAACCCACGCGCCTGAGTATCCTCTCCTTAAGCTCATCAGCAGCCTTCTTTGTGAAGGTTATCACCACTAGGCTTCCTGGGTCAACCCCCTTCCTCTCTGTGAGGTGGGCCACCCTCTCAACTATGATCCTTGTCTTCCCGGCCCCTGGCCCTGCAACAACCAGCATGGGCCCGGTGAAGTGTTCAACAGCCCTGCGCTGTTCATCTGTGAGCTGGATCTCCCCTCCCATTCACTGCACCACCTGAATGTTATTTCTATGCTATCCCTTTACTTTTATAGTTTTTCTGTTGAATGATGACGTATTACAAATTTACTTTAATTAATTAAAAAAATTAGGTGTTTAATTTTCAGTGAAAGATGACTGTCAGAAAACACATAGCGGCGACGCTATTTCCGGTAATGTTATGCACTAACAGCACCTTTATCAGCGATCAACAGTACATATGGTGAAAACAGATGTCTAATCTAGATTTAAGGCTTTTAAAGATTATGTGAGTCATATAATATCGTAAAATCAAGTAAAAGCAAATTATGATCCAAGGAAACTCGCTCTACTCCATATATGGTATAGTTTAGATCTTGGCACTCCTTGAAGCAGGTTACCCCTGGTTACAGACAAGTGCGGTGTGGCATCCACGTTTATTTTTATAATCCTGGAAAATTTTGTTATACTTTCTATTATATGCTTTTATAAATAAACATTTTTAATCAACTTAACCGCAACCTTTATATTCAATAAAATACATATACAGTGCTACATATACAGTTGTTTTATTCAGGATATTTGTGTATAGGGAGGCTTGGTGATCTCCCTCTCTCTTTTAGAGGTGGTATGTTGGACATATTTGAAGGCATAAAATATAATGAGGCTGCAGAGAGAATCCTGAAATCAGGATACACAGGCCTTGAGGGGTGGGAGGAGTTCCTGAAATACCATCCATCCCTCCTGAACACCCCTCTGGGGCGTAAAACCGCCGAGGATATCCGGATAAAATACTTCACCGACTGGACGTCCCACATACGGTTAAGGGACATTATCCTCTTTGAGGCCTTCCAGGAGACCCGTGAAGACCCGGGGAAACATGATACAGAGGAGCTGAAGATGGAAATGAAATCCAGGTACCCCCACTTCTTTGACCTAACCGATAAGCCCTTTGAGGTTAGGAAGGTTGTGGAGGCGACGCTGAACGACCTCGAAGACCCCCAGAGCGGCTGGATGAAGACCTCCCTGAAGAAACTGCTGGAGGCAAACCTCGGAATTACAGGTAACATGAGGGCGAGCCCCTCAGCAGTATCCCACGGTATTCTATCCCTCATATCAGACTACCTTGAGGGGGCAGAGGATAAGAGGAGCTCCATCCTTGGACTCTTCAAGTGGGAGTACGACATCTTCACACCCACGGTTATGATGGATGATGAGAGGGACGTGGATGCCCTTGAATACCAGGAGACCCTGAGCTCATTCATATCAGACGCCAGGAAATGCTTTAAACTTTTCAGATCACTTGTTAAAATCCTTGATACCACCTCACCACAGTCTCAGGTGCTTGCAGAGCTATTAAGGGTTGCCATGTCCCTCACACCTGAATCGACAATGGCATGGCTTCAGAGGGCCTGTGAAACATACGATGTGCCTGTTGAGGACCTGAGGGCCGCCCTAAGGGATAACAGCTGATACGCCCTCAGAATACCTTTATTTTTTTATTAAATGCTTAGAAGCTCTCAGAGAATAAATCCAGAATCAAAGGGCGTCCATGTGAACACTTAAAATCTTTCAGAATACCACATTTTAAATTAAATTCTTTCATTAAACAGATATTTCACTCATATTTGAATAAAATATTTTCAATTATTCAGTAAAAATATTTATATTCAATAATTTACATATACTATTCTAGAGCCAGAGTGAATTATCTGGCTGTTAACCTTGAGAGGTGATGTTTTGAATGAGATAGTTGAGAGCTGGCTGGGAAGCCTGGAGTTCCTCAAACCCCAGGTTTCAGATCAGATGGAGGTCATCCCTGTTAGGGCGCCTGAGGGGAGCCAGAACTACCTTACACTCAAAGAGGCCATGAGCAATGACCTCATAAGTATAGGTGAGGTTGACGAATATGGCTCAGTACCCAGGGTACTTGCAGTTAACCGGGCTGCTGAACCCGTACTCATAATTGACGGGGAGGAACTGGAGGGTGCCAAGCAGAACCGTGTGGCCAACGCCACCGTTCTGGTGCCTGAGAAGTCAGAAACCATGATACCTGTAAGCTGCGTGGAGCAGGGCAGATGGTCCTATACCTCAAAGGAGTTCAGGGACCCTGAAAGGGTCGCTGCACTCAACGTCAGGGTTACCAAGACAAGAACCGTGACAGAGAACCTTGAGAACCTTGGAAGAGGGGCTGAAATAGATGATACACCTGCGGATGAAGAGAACCTTGAGAACATTGGCAGAAGCGCTGAAATAGATGATACACCCGCAGATGAGCATGTCATCCGTGACACCTTTGAGGATATCCGGGAGATCAACATCAGGAACCAGGAAGAGTTACTGACGGCGTACTGCTCACGCCAGAGCAGCGTATGGGATGAGGTTAACAGGCTACACAGGAGGACCGGCTCAACCTCAAAAACAGGTGCGATGGCAGATGCCTACAGAAAGAAGAGAAAGACACTGGAGGAATTCAAAAAACCATTCAAACCAGTGAAGGGGCAGAACGGAGTGCTTGTTGCAATCAACGGTAGAATTGCAGGATTTGAACTTGTATCAAGAAGTTCGGCCTACAGGGAACTCCATGATAAGATCATAAAGAGCTATGCAATCGAGGCCATGCTCCATGATGCGGCCACATACGAACCTGTGGACCCTGAGGGCTTCATTGAGAGGATCATGAACGCAGATGAACACCGTTACCCATCCCCGGGCTATGGGATAGACCACCGGTACACCTCTGAGGGTCTTGTGGGCTCAGCCCTGACACATGCAGGTGAGGTCATACATTCTGTGTTCTTCAACCTACAGGATGAGAGCGGGCGAATTAGAGGCTACAGGGAGAGGGCCGAGACCATGAGGAGAAACAACAACATTTAACTCCAATCAACCTCTTTTATTATCAATGAACAACTAAAAAATCCCTGCCGAATAACCTGAAAAACCCCCATTAACTTTTTTATTGTCACTGAACAGGCAAAAAGCCCTGCAAAATAACTGAAACCCCCATCAACCTATTTATTATCACCAGAGGCATTTAACGTGACCATCTGAGTGACCATATTTAAAATTTGTTTTAAAATAATTAAAGTTAATTTTAAATATCGCCTCCCTTAAAGTAAACCTGAATAAAATTAAAGGGAGGTGAAAATATTAAAAGATTCATCACAGTAATGGCGGTGATACTCGCAGTTGCACTGACAGGCACAGCCAGCGCAGCGGAGGTTTCAGGACACATAAAGGAGATCTACAATGAAACATCAGGAGGATACACCACACTCCAGGACGCGCTGCCAGTGAAGAATGCCACCATCACCGTGATATACAATGGTTCGGTTATCAATGAAACAGGGACAGCATCAGACGGATCCTACAGGGTCACATTCAGTGACAGATTCCCTGTTGAGGTGAGGATAAGCTACCAAACCTACCGGCCAGTGACATACACCGTAAACTCAAGCCAAAAACTGAACCACACATTCATGCCGGATATAGCCATCATAAGCTCGGTCCCTGAGAAGGGACGCATACTGAAGTCGATGGGTAACAGGAGGATAATCTACCATGACATGTGGGACCCATCCTCAGCAGCCAGTGACTGGATCATGGAGCACGTGAACTTCGCCTACCTGGACATGGCAATGCCCGGGACAGGATGGGGTGACTCCTGGTATCCATATCTCCTGAGGAGTCCCGCGAACCAGAGGAACATGATAGCGGCGGGCTTCGGTTACCCCACAGACACAGACAGCGACCCCTACGGTGGAACCGGGTTGAACCTCCTCGGGGGAACACCAGGAAATGACACACCTGATACAGTGGAGAACACCTACATTGCAAGTTACTACGCCCTTGCATCAGGAGGGGCAGCCAGGGAGAACCTGGAGAACATGATAAAGTACATCCAGTATCTCCTCGGTGAGACCACATTCAACCCTGTGGAGAACAACCAGGGGCCGGTCATGGCAGCACCTGACTGGGGACTCTACCACCCTGACCGTGGAGTGATGAGTGTGGTTGCAGAGAGATCCAGGATAAAGGCATGGATAGAGGGCAACCCTGGATTCATACCACCATATGATAGCCTAAGATGGATAGACCAGAACTTCTCGGTATGGGCGGAAGGTCAGAGGGCAGATATTTACAGGGAATTCGAGAACTGGTACACGGCAAACAAAAACATAACAGGACCCTTCATCGTCGTTGTGAGCTACAATCCATCAACAACAGTGGATGCGATAATACGTGAGGCAGAGAAACAGGGAAGGGCCGTCTTCAACCTCTACCAGGGGGCCACAAATCCTGCTGTGAGTTCACTACTTGAGGAACTCGCCCTTGGAGTCAACGGTAAGGGGCCCCTCACAAGGGGGATAGACGCGGT is a window encoding:
- a CDS encoding ATP-dependent DNA helicase, whose amino-acid sequence is MGGEIQLTDEQRRAVEHFTGPMLVVAGPGAGKTRIIVERVAHLTERKGVDPGSLVVITFTKKAADELKERILRRVGSRAEEMQISTIHSFCNRILRMYPDHHPLGSHFHVLDEEKQLMFIYDHREELGLRHTPRERFLKLQAFFSECQENMIEPDALLEYHRSHGSKRMQIVAAEAYGKYIKLMEEKRVLDFSGMQWQVVKLLESDDRVLEDLRSRYRFLMVDEYQDTNPIQERFLELLTGDEKNIFAVGDEDQSIYGFRGSTPENFLGFEDKYDAEVVMLERNFRSVPSIVDITQRFMEGYRDYPKTIRPVRNSKNRVFILDNPTHQDEPRNIVSIIRALVDHNVIPHQGYVTLLFRSVKHDAGEIMNELRREGMPFNVYGEGGFFDREEILYIIQLLHHTRSIRRRIIKKLSPENTEHFESDFMDITGESIEIIRNMDEEGLRSFRTHEEFREAGFTHQDDIEKLVALNRLIDSEPGVLERYYEILEISRYPHRLLERADDESREKLYNLARFSSIIKDYERVSSEPTVEGLMEFVRMAMTGSVKKYDQILLDNPYSVNVMTMHRAKGLEFPAVIICSVFNGKLPRNRGNPKEASNTELPRNGEDHEDLFIPKELRKGTERKDFLEERRLFYVGMTRAQDILIISATENHRGRLGYSPFIEDLISASRITSDKLGRIDPEYARIEVIKNTCEVGDIESMETFRMSFTELNTYLTCPFRYMMLYEYGFDVPSTMNQLYGMAVHECLRRINRRLMRGEAITDGYIHELASETLRDLNLSREAFDAFKSKLKRYIEDIRSRAARIISAEKPFSIMRDGFMLTGQTDLIIENSNGGLELVDFKAMTGEGIESTDISLQLGLYRHALEEDFDGFLAYTFEDSEWHEIEPLDDVEAVLIEVAGRVRREEFPARKNDFCRWCTFHSICEHVAGIYGTL
- a CDS encoding ARPP-1 family domain-containing protein, with amino-acid sequence MNEIVESWLGSLEFLKPQVSDQMEVIPVRAPEGSQNYLTLKEAMSNDLISIGEVDEYGSVPRVLAVNRAAEPVLIIDGEELEGAKQNRVANATVLVPEKSETMIPVSCVEQGRWSYTSKEFRDPERVAALNVRVTKTRTVTENLENLGRGAEIDDTPADEENLENIGRSAEIDDTPADEHVIRDTFEDIREINIRNQEELLTAYCSRQSSVWDEVNRLHRRTGSTSKTGAMADAYRKKRKTLEEFKKPFKPVKGQNGVLVAINGRIAGFELVSRSSAYRELHDKIIKSYAIEAMLHDAATYEPVDPEGFIERIMNADEHRYPSPGYGIDHRYTSEGLVGSALTHAGEVIHSVFFNLQDESGRIRGYRERAETMRRNNNI